One window from the genome of Amycolatopsis sp. NBC_01480 encodes:
- a CDS encoding M20 metallopeptidase family protein, giving the protein MTDLFTSWRAALAEELPAAVELRHRLHADPRGSGDEDDTARVVAAALGLGEGERVAKTGRLIRVPGEHSGPPVALRAEMDALPVIERTGVAWASGSGLMHACGHDVHLAALVAVVRAARGLDLPRPLVALLQPREETAPSGALDIVESGVLEEHGINTVIGAHVQPRLAYGVVSAVPGPVNASTDEFEVVLHGQGGHAGYPHLLRDPVLALAQLVVSLQQLASRRIDPVHGAVCSIGRIQAGTASNVVPNTATALGSLRLMRSVDRDRALEVLAEIVHATAQAHGCTAELRISPCEPVLVNDPALAVAAQDWLVRGGADVDVDFRSFGADDFAHYCGAESRGLMLFVGLGDTAGAPSLHDEVFLPEDGAVAQVAGALMAGYLAALEPGGYA; this is encoded by the coding sequence ATGACCGACCTGTTCACGAGCTGGCGTGCGGCATTGGCCGAAGAGCTGCCCGCGGCCGTCGAGCTTCGGCACCGGCTGCACGCCGACCCGCGCGGGTCCGGCGACGAGGACGACACCGCCCGCGTGGTCGCCGCGGCGCTCGGACTCGGGGAAGGCGAGCGCGTCGCCAAAACCGGCCGGCTGATCCGGGTTCCCGGCGAGCACTCCGGGCCCCCGGTGGCGCTGCGCGCGGAGATGGACGCGCTGCCGGTGATCGAGCGCACCGGCGTGGCCTGGGCGTCCGGATCCGGCCTGATGCACGCGTGCGGGCACGACGTGCACCTCGCCGCGCTGGTCGCCGTCGTCCGCGCCGCGCGGGGGCTGGACCTGCCGCGCCCGCTCGTCGCCCTGCTGCAGCCGCGGGAGGAGACCGCGCCGTCCGGGGCGCTGGACATCGTCGAGTCCGGGGTCCTGGAGGAACACGGCATCAACACCGTGATCGGTGCCCACGTGCAGCCGCGGCTCGCGTACGGCGTGGTTTCGGCCGTGCCCGGGCCGGTGAACGCCTCGACCGACGAGTTCGAGGTCGTGCTGCACGGCCAGGGCGGCCACGCCGGCTACCCGCACCTGCTGCGCGACCCGGTGCTGGCGCTGGCCCAGCTCGTGGTCAGCCTGCAGCAACTGGCCAGCCGCCGGATCGACCCGGTGCACGGCGCCGTCTGCTCGATCGGCCGGATCCAGGCGGGCACGGCGTCGAACGTGGTGCCCAACACCGCCACCGCGCTCGGCTCGCTGCGGCTCATGCGCTCGGTGGACCGCGACCGCGCGCTGGAGGTGCTGGCCGAGATCGTGCACGCCACCGCGCAGGCTCACGGCTGCACCGCCGAACTGCGGATCAGCCCGTGCGAGCCGGTGCTGGTCAACGACCCGGCGCTGGCCGTGGCGGCACAGGACTGGCTGGTCCGCGGCGGCGCCGACGTCGACGTGGACTTCCGCTCCTTCGGCGCCGACGACTTCGCGCACTACTGCGGCGCGGAGAGCCGCGGGCTGATGCTCTTCGTCGGCCTCGGCGACACCGCGGGCGCGCCCAGCCTGCACGACGAGGTCTTCCTGCCCGAGGACGGCGCCGTCGCCCAGGTCGCGGGCGCGCTGATGGCCGGCTACCTGGCCGCGCTGGAGCCGGGCGGCTACGCCTGA
- the lgt gene encoding prolipoprotein diacylglyceryl transferase produces MYSASAAFLATIPSPDRGVWHLGFIPIRAYALCIIAGIIVAIWWGERRWVARGGTKGTVIDIAVFAVPFGLVGGRLYHVITDPELYFTAGRNPWNAFAIWDGGLGIWGAIALGAVGALIACRRKGIPLPALADAIAPGIVTAQAIGRIGNYFNQELYGAHTDLPWGLEIYQRFNPANPDDTLNGIATGHIPLPDSPVQPTFLYELIWNLLIAGLVVWADRRFKLGHGRAFALYVAGYTVGRCWIELLRTDTANHILGLRVNVWTSILVFLGAVIVMVVAKSRGPRELPETLRSRGDERDAETAEPSDEQAGEPAAEEAADETRDEVTVDAGSSAASTTSAASAESAAPEADKPEKS; encoded by the coding sequence GTGTATTCCGCCTCGGCAGCCTTCCTGGCCACGATCCCGAGCCCCGACCGCGGGGTCTGGCACCTGGGATTCATCCCGATCCGCGCCTACGCACTCTGCATCATCGCCGGCATCATCGTGGCGATCTGGTGGGGTGAGCGGCGCTGGGTGGCGCGGGGCGGCACCAAGGGGACCGTGATCGACATCGCGGTGTTCGCCGTGCCGTTCGGCCTGGTCGGCGGCCGGCTGTACCACGTGATCACCGACCCCGAGCTGTACTTCACCGCGGGCCGCAACCCGTGGAACGCCTTCGCCATCTGGGACGGCGGCCTCGGCATCTGGGGCGCCATCGCCCTCGGCGCGGTGGGCGCGCTGATCGCCTGTCGCCGCAAGGGCATCCCGCTGCCGGCGCTGGCCGACGCGATCGCCCCCGGCATCGTCACGGCGCAGGCCATCGGCCGCATCGGCAACTACTTCAACCAGGAGCTCTACGGCGCGCACACCGACCTGCCGTGGGGCCTGGAGATCTACCAGCGCTTCAACCCGGCCAACCCGGACGACACCCTCAACGGCATCGCCACCGGGCACATCCCGCTGCCGGACAGCCCGGTGCAGCCGACCTTCCTGTACGAGCTGATCTGGAACCTGCTGATCGCCGGGCTGGTGGTGTGGGCCGACCGCCGGTTCAAGCTCGGGCACGGGCGCGCGTTCGCGCTGTACGTCGCCGGCTACACCGTGGGCCGCTGCTGGATCGAGCTGCTGCGCACGGACACGGCCAACCACATCCTCGGCCTACGGGTGAACGTGTGGACCTCGATCCTGGTGTTCCTCGGCGCGGTGATCGTGATGGTGGTGGCCAAGAGCCGCGGGCCGCGCGAGCTGCCGGAGACGTTGCGCAGCCGCGGGGACGAGCGTGACGCGGAGACCGCGGAGCCGTCGGACGAGCAGGCCGGTGAGCCGGCCGCGGAAGAGGCGGCGGACGAGACCCGCGACGAGGTCACGGTCGACGCCGGATCCTCGGCCGCGTCGACCACCTCGGCGGCGTCGGCTGAATCGGCGGCTCCGGAGGCCGACAAGCCCGAGAAATCCTGA
- a CDS encoding type VII secretion target has protein sequence MADFDVAPDVMREYADVLDGLHAQIDKINDYMRTTACDTSGFTGLFMLLRPVVDLVRDLYGDTLQFGHSRLTSMSQGIQSAATAYEQHDTKSAEILKQLGLSLDNLGPSGQGQS, from the coding sequence GTGGCCGACTTCGACGTGGCACCGGACGTCATGCGTGAGTACGCGGACGTGCTGGACGGACTGCACGCGCAGATCGACAAGATCAACGACTACATGCGCACGACCGCGTGCGACACCTCGGGCTTCACCGGCCTGTTCATGCTGCTGCGCCCGGTCGTCGACCTGGTGCGCGACCTCTACGGCGACACGCTCCAGTTCGGGCACAGCCGGCTCACCTCGATGAGCCAGGGCATCCAGTCCGCCGCGACCGCCTACGAGCAGCACGACACCAAGTCCGCGGAGATCCTCAAGCAGCTGGGCCTCTCGCTCGACAACCTGGGCCCGTCCGGCCAGGGCCAGAGCTGA
- a CDS encoding SDR family oxidoreductase, with amino-acid sequence MILDRFRLTDQVAVVTGAGRGLGAATAVALAEAGADVVIASRTESQLHEVAERVAAAGRRAHVVAADLSDPAAAAALAEAATSTFGRLDIVVNNVGGTYPRPLLETTTDFLEEAFRFNVSTAHALTAAATPALLEHGGAVVNISSIMGRVQGRGFLAYGTAKAALSQYTRMAAVDLAPRVRVNAISVGSVATSALELVVGNEEIRAKMEQATPLRRIGEPEDIAAAVVYLVSPAGGYVTGKVLEVDGGLQAPNLDLGLPDL; translated from the coding sequence ATGATCCTCGACCGGTTCCGGCTCACAGATCAGGTAGCGGTGGTCACCGGCGCGGGCCGCGGGCTCGGCGCGGCCACCGCGGTGGCACTGGCCGAAGCGGGCGCGGACGTGGTCATCGCCTCGCGCACCGAATCCCAGCTGCACGAGGTGGCCGAGCGGGTCGCCGCCGCCGGGCGCCGGGCGCACGTGGTGGCCGCCGATCTGAGCGACCCGGCCGCCGCGGCCGCCCTCGCGGAAGCGGCGACGAGCACGTTCGGCCGGCTCGACATCGTGGTCAACAACGTCGGCGGCACCTACCCCCGGCCGCTGCTCGAGACCACCACGGATTTCCTCGAGGAAGCCTTTCGCTTCAACGTCTCCACCGCGCACGCGCTGACCGCGGCGGCCACCCCGGCGCTGCTGGAGCACGGCGGCGCGGTGGTCAACATCTCGTCGATCATGGGCCGCGTGCAGGGCCGCGGCTTCCTCGCCTACGGCACGGCCAAGGCGGCGCTCTCGCAGTACACGCGGATGGCGGCGGTGGACCTCGCGCCGCGGGTGCGGGTGAACGCGATCTCGGTCGGCTCGGTGGCCACCTCCGCGCTGGAGCTGGTGGTGGGCAACGAAGAGATCCGGGCCAAGATGGAGCAGGCCACTCCCTTGCGCCGGATCGGCGAGCCCGAGGACATCGCCGCGGCCGTGGTCTACCTGGTCTCCCCGGCCGGCGGTTACGTCACCGGCAAAGTGCTCGAAGTGGACGGTGGGCTGCAGGCGCCGAACCTGGACCTGGGCCTGCCCGACCTCTGA